From a single Nymphaea colorata isolate Beijing-Zhang1983 chromosome 4, ASM883128v2, whole genome shotgun sequence genomic region:
- the LOC126409984 gene encoding protein bfr2-like, with translation MRLKQRQLQKASARKHTSQFDPISLENFEDLEPWIEEEPTTIFDDENLQCFNLEAEAREEFVDEGEPAEYVAEDLQIHGDEDEEEDGDEDENEDDEDYE, from the exons atgaggttgaaacaaag acaattacaaaaagcatcagcaaggaagcacacatctcagtttgatcctatcagcttggaaaattttgaagatctagagccatggattgaggaagaaccaactacaatatttgatgatgaaaatcttcaatgcttcaaccttgaagctgaagcaagagaagaatttgttgatgaaggagagccTGCTGAATATGTTGCTGAGGATCTTCAAATTcatggagatgaagatgaagaagaagatggagatgaggatgagaatgaagatgatgaagattatgaatga